From the Achromobacter xylosoxidans A8 genome, the window GCGCCTGCGCTTCAGCAACCCCTAGCGCCTCGCGCCCGTGCCGACACTGTGCGGTCCGGGCCGACCAGCGCCACGCTAGCGGGCCGCAGGCTCGGCAATATCGATGGGGGCTCCGCCCGCCTCGATGATTTCGCCCACGTCCAGGCACAAATCCTCGCGGTAGCGCCCCGCCACTACCTGCACGCCGATCGGGCTGGCGCCCGCGCCGCTCATGGCGCTGCCCATCGCCACCGACAGGCCCGGCAAGCCCATGAACGGCACGCCGATCTGCGTCATCTGCGCGCGCCAGACGCGGGCGTAGGCCGCATCGCCCTGCAGGTCCAGCTTGTCCGGGAAAGGCTGCTCGGCCGACACGGGAAGCAGCAGCACCGGATATTCCGCGAAGAACAGTTCCCACATGCGCGTCAGTGTGGCGCGCCGCGTCAGCGTCGCCGAAAAACTGGCGAGATCGGCGCCGGCAGCCTTGTCGCGCTGGCCGGCCAACGCAACAAGAGCGCCACGGTCTCCTTCTTTTTCCGCGGCTGCGACCATCGCCTCGTAACCATCAGCCAGCCACATGCGGATCTGCAGATCCGCGGCCTCCTGCATCGGCGGCACCGCGTCCAGCGTGTCCACCGTCCAGCCTGCCTCGCTGAGCCGGCGCGCGGCCTCCTGCAAGGCCTTGACCACGGCGGGCTGGGTATCCATTCCGTCAGGATTCAGGCACAGCGCCGCCCGGCGCGGCGCCTCGGGCCCCGCCAGCGGAGCCGGCACCCACCACGGATCGCGCGGATCCCGCGCAGCCAGCGCGGCCAGGCCCAGTCTCAGGTCGGCGATGCTGCGCCCCAGCGGGCCGGACACTGCGGTCAGTTGCCCGCCGATGGAGCGCTCCGGCAAGGCCGCGTTGTATGCCGCCACGCGTCCCAGCGACGGCCGCAGGCCGTGCACGCCGCAGGCATAGGCCGGATACCGGATGGAGCCGGCGATATCCGTGCCATGCGCCAGATGCCCGATGCCAGCGACCACCGCGGCGGCCGCGCCGCCCGACGAGCCGCCGGGCGTGAGCGCCGGATTGCGCGGGTTCAGCGTGTCGCCATGCAGCGCGTTGCCGGTGAACCAGCGCAAGGAAAACGCGGGCGTGTTGGTGCGGCCCAGGATCACGGCCCCCGCGCGCCGCAGATTGTCCACCACCGGGCTGTTCCCGGCGGCGATCACATCCTGCTGCAGGCGCACGCCGTTGGTCGTGGCGTAGCCCGCCTGATCGACGTTGACCTTCACGGTGACGGGCACGCCGGCCAGCGGTCCCGCGTCTTCGCCGCGCGCAAGCATGGCATCCACTTGCGCGGCTTGGGCCAGCACATCTTCCGGCCTATGGTCCACCACCGCATTGATCGCGGGATTGACGGCATCCAGCCGCCCCAACGCGCTTTGCGCGGCCTCGCGGGCGGACACCTCACGCTTGCGGATGCGGGCGGCAAGTTCAACTGCGGACAAACGCCAAAGATCGGACACGCGCGACTCCTGAGTCATGGTTGCGTTGATGGGTCAGGCCAACCTTAGCGCCAGCCGCGTCCGCCCACAAGCCGCCGCGCCCCGGCCTGCGCCTACTGGTCCTCTTCGAAGACCTCGACGATGGCGTCGGCCACGGCGCGCACGCGGGCCGTGCGGTTCAAGTCGCCGTGCATCACCAGCCATAGATCGTAGGGCTCGCTGCGTGCAGGCCAGATGCGCACCAGATCCGGGTACTGGGGCGCCATGTGCGTGGGCACCTGGCCTATGCCCAGGCCGGCCGCGACGGCTTCGATGATCATCAGGCCGGAATTCAACTCGACACCCATGCGTCCGTTGCCCGTGGGCTCGCCGCAGAAGGTATCGGACCAGCCCGGCAGCACCGCCTGCTGGTAGGTCACC encodes:
- a CDS encoding amidase family protein, whose product is MSDLWRLSAVELAARIRKREVSAREAAQSALGRLDAVNPAINAVVDHRPEDVLAQAAQVDAMLARGEDAGPLAGVPVTVKVNVDQAGYATTNGVRLQQDVIAAGNSPVVDNLRRAGAVILGRTNTPAFSLRWFTGNALHGDTLNPRNPALTPGGSSGGAAAAVVAGIGHLAHGTDIAGSIRYPAYACGVHGLRPSLGRVAAYNAALPERSIGGQLTAVSGPLGRSIADLRLGLAALAARDPRDPWWVPAPLAGPEAPRRAALCLNPDGMDTQPAVVKALQEAARRLSEAGWTVDTLDAVPPMQEAADLQIRMWLADGYEAMVAAAEKEGDRGALVALAGQRDKAAGADLASFSATLTRRATLTRMWELFFAEYPVLLLPVSAEQPFPDKLDLQGDAAYARVWRAQMTQIGVPFMGLPGLSVAMGSAMSGAGASPIGVQVVAGRYREDLCLDVGEIIEAGGAPIDIAEPAAR